The Urbifossiella limnaea nucleotide sequence CGGGCCAAGGTCGGCGGCCGCAGCCTCCTCTGCCGCAGCCTGTTCGCCCCCAACCCGATCCGCCTCGACCTGGCCGCCGGCTTCCCGCTCCTTACCACAAAGCGGATGGCGATTCGGCCCGTCGCCGTCGAGCTGCTGTGGTTCCTCAGCGGTTCCACGAACAATAACGACCTGCTCGCGCAGAACGTCCGCATCTGGGACGCCTGGGCCGACCCCGTCACCGGCGAACTCGGCCCCGTGTACGGCAAGCAGTGGCGCCGCTGGGAGGCCGCCGACGGCCGGCGCGTCGATCAGATCACCGAACTGGTGCAGAACGTCCGGGCCGTCGCCGCCGACCCGTGGCACCCGGCGGCCCGGCGGCTGCTCCTCACCGCGTGGAACCCCGGCGACATGCCGCCGCCGACCACACCGACCGGCTGCCACACCCTCGCCCAGTTCAACGTCACCGCCGGCCGGCTGTCGTGCCACCTGTACCAGCGCTCCGCAGACATGCTCCTCGGCGTGCCGTACAACATCGCGTCCTACGCCCTGCTCACGCACCTGCTCGCCAGGGTCACCGGCCTCGGCGTCGGCGAGTACGTCCACTCGTTCGGCGACGCCCACGTCTACGAGAACCACTTCGAGCAGGTCGCCGAGCAGCTCACGCGCACGCCGCGGCCGCTGCCCACGCTCGTCCTCGCCGACGACATCACCAGCCTGGACGACGTGCGCGTCGATCAGATCAGCGTGGCCGGCTACGACCCGCACCCGCCGATCCGCGGCGAGGTCGCCGTCTGAGATTCTTCCGCGCCCACCGGGTGCGGGTTGCGGAAACATGTCACGCGATTAGACTGACCTCGGGCCAAATTCCGATCGGTCGCAATCAATTTCTGCGTAACGGGTTGCGTCACTCGCCTGGTAGGCCGTCCGTCTCGCGGCCGGCGATCGTCGCCAGGGCGAACAGAATCCGCGG carries:
- a CDS encoding thymidylate synthase; the encoded protein is MEPYLNLLRDVYTRGIDKPQRAKVGGRSLLCRSLFAPNPIRLDLAAGFPLLTTKRMAIRPVAVELLWFLSGSTNNNDLLAQNVRIWDAWADPVTGELGPVYGKQWRRWEAADGRRVDQITELVQNVRAVAADPWHPAARRLLLTAWNPGDMPPPTTPTGCHTLAQFNVTAGRLSCHLYQRSADMLLGVPYNIASYALLTHLLARVTGLGVGEYVHSFGDAHVYENHFEQVAEQLTRTPRPLPTLVLADDITSLDDVRVDQISVAGYDPHPPIRGEVAV